The uncultured Cohaesibacter sp. genome window below encodes:
- a CDS encoding AEC family transporter produces MYVIIEAIIPTFFLVGLGLYIRRSGLVPEEQWSGLETISYWLFFPALIFNSLFKADLRNVPLGDMTFALVAAILCMAAVMLALYPVLRTVFSVDNPSYTSIYQGVLRWNGFMALAIVQKAYGNDAMALVAVAMASMIPVINIIIVGIMAVFGANSRPSFGNVLLNIIKNPFIIASLVGLAINLSGIHIWDPIASTVEITGRAGLACALLIVGAGIRLKHAFPPVREVWFACILRLVGMPALAIGFAILFGLGGQPLEVIIISTAVPTAMNSYVLAKKMGGNAPLIAAIVTWQTPLSALSITFWLAFVRMLGLS; encoded by the coding sequence ATGTACGTGATCATTGAAGCCATCATCCCAACCTTCTTTCTCGTCGGGCTCGGGCTTTACATCCGCCGCAGCGGGCTGGTTCCTGAAGAGCAATGGAGCGGTCTGGAAACCATTTCCTACTGGCTGTTCTTCCCGGCGTTGATCTTCAACTCGCTGTTCAAGGCGGATCTGCGCAACGTGCCACTGGGCGACATGACCTTTGCGCTTGTCGCAGCAATCCTGTGCATGGCTGCCGTCATGCTGGCGCTTTATCCGGTCCTGCGCACTGTCTTCTCGGTCGACAATCCCTCCTACACCTCGATCTATCAGGGTGTTCTGCGCTGGAATGGCTTCATGGCGCTGGCCATCGTCCAGAAGGCCTACGGCAATGACGCAATGGCGCTGGTCGCAGTGGCGATGGCCTCGATGATTCCGGTCATCAACATCATCATCGTCGGCATAATGGCCGTCTTTGGCGCCAACAGCCGACCGAGCTTCGGCAATGTCCTGCTCAACATCATCAAGAACCCATTCATCATTGCCTCGCTGGTCGGTCTGGCGATCAATCTGTCGGGCATCCATATCTGGGACCCGATCGCCTCCACCGTCGAGATCACCGGACGGGCTGGGCTCGCCTGTGCACTGCTCATCGTCGGAGCTGGCATCCGGCTGAAACACGCCTTCCCGCCGGTACGCGAAGTCTGGTTCGCCTGCATCTTGCGCCTGGTGGGCATGCCTGCCCTGGCGATCGGCTTTGCCATCCTGTTCGGCCTTGGCGGCCAGCCGCTGGAAGTGATCATCATCAGCACAGCCGTGCCAACAGCCATGAACAGCTACGTCCTTGCCAAGAAGATGGGCGGCAACGCTCCCTTGATCGCGGCCATCGTCACCTGGCAAACGCCCCTGTCCGCCCTGTCCATCACCTTCTGGCTGGCCTTTGTGAGAATGCTTGGCCTCAGTTGA